The following coding sequences lie in one Flavobacterium sediminis genomic window:
- a CDS encoding response regulator transcription factor, protein MDKKKIVLVEDNAVFSMILKFVLEKEGYSMFLAGDGKEAKTLIESENPDIVLLDVMLPYVNGLEVVSYVRGMLDMTMPIIVFSASGQDDMVHRVRGVGANDFIEKPFDPDSLVVRIKQFLN, encoded by the coding sequence ATGGACAAAAAGAAAATAGTTTTAGTAGAAGACAATGCAGTATTTTCAATGATACTGAAGTTTGTATTAGAAAAAGAAGGGTATTCTATGTTTTTGGCTGGTGACGGAAAAGAGGCTAAAACATTGATAGAGTCAGAAAATCCGGATATAGTTTTGTTAGATGTTATGCTGCCTTATGTGAATGGTTTAGAGGTTGTTAGTTATGTTAGAGGGATGTTAGATATGACTATGCCTATTATTGTTTTTTCTGCATCAGGGCAAGACGATATGGTTCATAGAGTAAGAGGGGTCGGGGCAAATGACTTTATAGAAAAGCCTTTTGATCCGGATAGCCTTGTTGTGCGAATAAAACAATTTCTAAATTAA
- a CDS encoding glycosyltransferase family 2 protein, whose amino-acid sequence MTVIHIIFEICNYIFFGFTILITISYVVLGFISRSETEEYLRKNHFVNYKDIPSSSVSPAITIVAPAYNESLNIIESTRSLMSLHYVNYDIIVVNDGSDDDTLEELIKAYDLGRVDDYILNEQLKTEPLRKGVFKSKNPAFEKLTVIDKENGGKSDALNMGFNISRSKYVVSIDVDCLLVEDALQRMVKPFLEETKKRVIASGGVIRLANACTIKDGRLLEINLPKRMLVRAQIIEYLRAFLLGRMAWSRLNGLLVISGAFGLFDRKTVIEVGGYDRDTVGEDMELVVRMRRYMEDKGEAYKVSYIPDPLCWTEVPDDRKVFVSQRNRWTRGTIETLRKHRKLGFNRKYGFLGMISMPYWFIFERLAPIIEVVGIIYFAMLLIFRGVRWDYAIAFFVLFYLFSVIFSLVTLYAEELTFGQYLKKGYGRKLILMCFLEPFILHPLVLYAAIKGNFIYYFSKEKKWGNMKRKGLTNEHA is encoded by the coding sequence ATGACAGTAATTCATATAATATTTGAGATATGTAATTATATTTTCTTTGGTTTTACAATATTGATTACAATATCGTATGTTGTTTTGGGGTTTATCTCAAGAAGTGAAACCGAAGAGTATCTAAGAAAAAATCATTTTGTTAATTATAAAGATATTCCATCATCTTCAGTATCTCCGGCTATAACGATTGTAGCTCCGGCGTATAACGAAAGCCTTAACATTATTGAGAGTACCCGGTCTTTGATGTCGCTTCATTATGTTAATTACGATATTATTGTTGTAAACGACGGAAGTGATGATGACACTTTGGAAGAGCTTATTAAAGCTTATGATCTGGGACGGGTTGATGATTATATATTAAACGAGCAACTTAAAACAGAGCCTCTGCGAAAAGGTGTTTTTAAATCAAAGAATCCTGCTTTTGAAAAACTGACTGTCATTGATAAAGAAAACGGGGGAAAATCAGATGCGCTTAATATGGGATTCAACATTAGCAGAAGCAAGTATGTGGTAAGTATTGATGTTGACTGTTTATTAGTTGAAGATGCACTTCAAAGGATGGTAAAACCCTTTCTGGAAGAAACCAAAAAAAGGGTTATTGCTTCAGGAGGAGTTATACGTTTAGCGAATGCATGTACCATAAAGGATGGCCGGTTATTAGAAATTAATTTGCCGAAAAGGATGTTGGTTCGTGCGCAGATTATAGAATATCTCAGAGCTTTTTTATTAGGTCGAATGGCATGGAGCCGACTTAATGGTCTCTTGGTAATTTCCGGAGCTTTCGGACTTTTTGATCGAAAAACCGTCATTGAAGTCGGAGGGTATGATAGAGATACTGTCGGAGAAGATATGGAACTTGTCGTACGCATGAGACGCTATATGGAGGATAAAGGAGAAGCTTATAAAGTATCTTATATTCCGGATCCGTTGTGTTGGACTGAAGTCCCTGATGATCGTAAAGTTTTTGTTTCACAGCGAAATCGTTGGACACGAGGTACTATAGAAACGCTAAGAAAGCATAGAAAACTAGGATTTAACAGAAAGTATGGATTTTTGGGTATGATAAGTATGCCGTATTGGTTTATTTTTGAACGTTTGGCTCCTATTATCGAAGTGGTGGGAATTATCTATTTTGCCATGCTGTTGATATTCAGAGGGGTAAGATGGGATTATGCAATAGCATTCTTCGTTTTGTTTTATTTGTTCTCCGTTATTTTTTCATTGGTTACCCTATATGCAGAGGAATTGACCTTTGGGCAGTACTTAAAAAAAGGATACGGTCGAAAACTTATTTTGATGTGTTTTCTGGAACCTTTTATCTTACACCCACTTGTGCTTTATGCAGCCATTAAAGGAAATTTTATCTATTATTTCAGCAAAGAAAAAAAATGGGGCAACATGAAGCGAAAAGGATTGACCAATGAACATGCATAA
- a CDS encoding sulfatase-like hydrolase/transferase, whose translation MKISSQNNNDIRSFANLTLALIFLFCLMSLFELVMIKSMNDSFALVYLLKITNDFWAGLLIGLLLFPLYSVLRLLTKKNSIKVVKVLFVVVVIVQFALVKYSISTLLNLGADFLGYSFNDITHTVTASETFSIGYFIPFVIFPLLFLFSYGIIAKYLSNINLIAGMLFLMLLLGLLKMTSDLTPEIKYQNKLVFLISDIIHSQKEKRKLDTEAFKGKEYPLLRPFSQSKDVLTPFFSIKNGEKPNVVIIIVEGLGGDFVGNGTYHGFTPYLDSLTSKSLYWENFVSNTGRTFGVVPSLLGSLPYGHEGFLELTDTPSHLSLISVLKQNGYTTSYYCGDKSAFDKKINFLEYNNIDHVVDEDGYGLEYAKTEQDSRGFSWGYPDELIFKKALASINSKPDPRLDIIMTLTNHEPFIFPSKEAYKVKIDSILSSDLKFAGIKKEVLANKDIFASLVYTDNSIKDFMLAYAKRKDYNNTVFIITGDHRLIPVTQKDNLCRYHVPLFIFSPMLKTSKTFKSVSSHWDIAPSLLTFLTNNYEFNKPEKIAWMSDGLDTVADFRNVHKIPLMRYKGNIEDYIYNDYLYSEGELYKMDKDFNVHKENNRKLLKPVLDSLTAFKQLNNYLTRENKIFPDSLVRIYVKSRKKFSQEQQEKVERMTKGMDFEQAFQLAREKAFTKEYDDALLLCDYILDAKPNHSDCRALKGRVLAWKGDYSGAEVELLKVIKGVPRHYDSYIALIDVYHWSKQEYKLKEILKKALRNGANDPQISFEMAKEYARTGSFDKANKIMDSIIEHYPEREEYLTFKETLK comes from the coding sequence ATGAAGATTAGTTCACAAAATAATAATGACATTCGTAGTTTTGCTAATTTGACTTTGGCTTTGATATTCCTTTTTTGCCTGATGAGCCTTTTTGAGCTTGTCATGATAAAATCTATGAATGACAGCTTTGCCTTGGTTTATCTGTTAAAAATCACAAATGATTTTTGGGCAGGGTTATTAATAGGTCTTTTGCTGTTTCCTTTATATTCGGTTTTGAGGTTATTAACTAAAAAGAACAGCATTAAGGTTGTTAAAGTACTGTTTGTAGTTGTGGTAATTGTTCAGTTTGCTTTGGTAAAATATAGTATTTCTACCTTATTGAACTTGGGTGCAGATTTTTTAGGGTATTCTTTTAATGATATAACTCATACCGTAACCGCATCTGAAACTTTTTCAATAGGATATTTTATCCCGTTTGTGATCTTCCCGCTTCTATTCTTGTTTTCGTACGGAATAATTGCTAAATACCTAAGTAATATTAATTTAATTGCTGGGATGTTGTTTTTAATGTTACTGTTAGGTTTGTTGAAGATGACATCTGATCTTACTCCAGAAATAAAATATCAAAATAAATTAGTCTTTTTAATCAGCGACATTATTCACTCCCAAAAGGAGAAGCGTAAATTGGATACTGAAGCCTTCAAAGGAAAGGAATACCCTTTGTTAAGACCGTTTAGTCAGTCAAAAGATGTACTTACTCCGTTTTTTAGCATCAAAAATGGAGAGAAACCTAATGTAGTGATCATCATTGTAGAAGGATTAGGAGGTGATTTTGTAGGAAATGGTACTTACCATGGCTTTACACCATATTTGGATTCATTGACCTCAAAATCGTTGTACTGGGAAAATTTTGTAAGCAATACAGGTCGTACATTTGGAGTAGTTCCTTCTTTGCTGGGATCATTACCGTATGGGCACGAAGGCTTCTTAGAACTTACTGATACACCGAGTCACTTATCTCTCATCAGTGTGTTAAAACAAAATGGTTATACAACGTCTTATTACTGCGGAGATAAATCGGCTTTTGATAAAAAAATAAATTTTTTAGAATATAATAATATAGACCATGTGGTTGATGAAGACGGCTATGGTTTAGAGTATGCTAAGACGGAACAGGATTCAAGAGGATTTTCTTGGGGATATCCGGATGAACTTATATTTAAGAAAGCCTTAGCATCCATAAATTCTAAGCCAGATCCCAGACTGGATATTATTATGACGCTTACGAATCATGAACCTTTTATTTTTCCGTCAAAGGAAGCGTATAAAGTGAAGATTGACAGTATCTTGTCATCTGATCTAAAATTTGCGGGCATTAAGAAAGAGGTACTTGCAAATAAAGATATTTTTGCGAGTTTAGTTTATACAGATAATTCTATAAAAGATTTCATGCTTGCTTATGCCAAGCGAAAGGATTACAATAATACTGTATTTATCATTACCGGAGACCACAGACTTATTCCGGTTACACAAAAAGATAATCTGTGTAGGTATCACGTACCATTATTTATTTTTAGCCCAATGCTGAAAACATCAAAAACATTTAAGTCTGTTTCATCTCATTGGGATATCGCCCCTAGTCTGTTAACATTTCTGACCAATAATTACGAGTTCAACAAACCTGAAAAAATAGCTTGGATGAGTGATGGACTTGATACTGTGGCAGATTTCAGAAATGTACATAAAATTCCTTTGATGCGTTATAAAGGAAATATAGAAGATTACATATACAATGATTATTTGTATTCTGAGGGCGAACTATATAAGATGGACAAAGATTTTAACGTACACAAGGAGAATAATAGAAAACTCCTTAAGCCTGTTTTAGATTCCTTAACAGCATTTAAACAATTGAACAATTACCTTACCAGAGAGAACAAGATCTTTCCGGATTCTTTGGTTCGTATTTACGTTAAATCGAGAAAGAAATTTTCTCAGGAACAACAAGAAAAGGTAGAAAGAATGACAAAAGGGATGGATTTTGAACAGGCTTTTCAACTGGCAAGAGAGAAGGCTTTTACCAAGGAATATGATGATGCCTTATTACTTTGCGATTATATTTTGGATGCAAAGCCAAACCATTCAGATTGTCGTGCTTTAAAGGGACGGGTGTTGGCGTGGAAAGGCGACTACTCAGGGGCTGAGGTAGAGTTGTTGAAAGTTATCAAAGGAGTACCCCGACATTATGATAGTTATATAGCATTGATAGATGTATATCATTGGTCAAAACAAGAATATAAATTAAAGGAGATACTAAAAAAAGCATTGAGGAATGGTGCAAATGATCCGCAGATTAGTTTTGAAATGGCTAAGGAGTATGCAAGAACGGGTTCTTTTGATAAGGCAAATAAAATAATGGATAGCATTATAGAGCACTATCCGGAAAGAGAGGAGTATTTAACATTTAAAGAGACTTTAAAATAG
- a CDS encoding YaiO family outer membrane beta-barrel protein: MKNFLYFLMIVLNLNSFAQQKGGEENQKRTFEEARELAFNGKRQQSQEVLQLLLEENPYDVQARTLLAKTYSWDGKYDLARDEFKELIKYAPREFEVWEAAIKNEFYSNSPFKALEMADRALKHLPNNDKILFLKAKAEAELKNNKEALATLEPVLEKDPDNEEALALKASILRDLRKNDIIVRSYVDIYSKVFDPMQYYSVGWRRKTKLGSITAKVNMSHRFQTTGTQYEVDMYPKITKGMYGYLNFGVSNSSLYPDVRYGAELYKSLPLSLDASLGVRVLKYNTTTTVYTGSLGWYTGNDYLQFRAYLTPNDRGTSKSGFFTYRKYRKNAYNYFGVEIGMGFSPEIYQFQSQGNEETIINLKSQKLRLEYYFSSKNNKNRWGFKQVLLIKK; the protein is encoded by the coding sequence GTGAAAAATTTTTTATATTTTTTAATGATTGTATTGAACTTAAACTCTTTTGCTCAGCAAAAGGGAGGAGAGGAAAATCAAAAAAGAACTTTTGAAGAAGCCAGAGAGTTGGCTTTTAATGGTAAAAGACAGCAGTCTCAAGAAGTATTACAGTTGCTTTTAGAGGAGAATCCTTATGATGTTCAAGCCAGAACTTTATTGGCAAAAACATATTCTTGGGACGGAAAGTATGATTTGGCACGGGATGAATTTAAAGAGCTAATAAAATATGCCCCGAGAGAATTTGAAGTTTGGGAAGCTGCTATTAAGAATGAATTCTACAGCAATTCACCATTTAAGGCTTTAGAAATGGCAGATAGAGCTTTGAAACACCTTCCGAACAATGATAAGATACTCTTCTTAAAAGCAAAAGCAGAAGCAGAATTAAAAAACAATAAAGAGGCATTGGCAACATTGGAACCCGTTTTGGAAAAGGATCCTGATAATGAAGAGGCATTAGCGCTTAAAGCCAGTATTTTAAGGGATTTGCGCAAAAATGACATAATTGTACGCTCTTATGTAGATATATATTCAAAGGTTTTTGACCCCATGCAGTATTATTCTGTAGGTTGGAGGAGAAAAACCAAACTGGGAAGCATAACCGCAAAGGTTAATATGAGCCATAGGTTTCAGACCACCGGAACCCAATATGAGGTTGACATGTATCCGAAGATCACAAAAGGGATGTACGGCTATCTGAATTTCGGGGTATCAAATTCTTCTTTATATCCGGATGTAAGGTATGGTGCAGAGCTATACAAATCACTGCCTTTAAGTTTAGATGCTTCCTTAGGAGTCAGGGTGTTGAAATATAATACTACAACAACGGTTTATACAGGGTCTTTAGGCTGGTATACCGGAAATGACTATTTGCAATTCCGGGCTTATCTTACACCTAATGATCGAGGCACAAGCAAGTCAGGTTTCTTTACGTATAGAAAGTATAGAAAAAATGCCTATAATTATTTTGGAGTTGAAATCGGAATGGGGTTCTCTCCTGAAATATACCAGTTTCAATCCCAAGGAAATGAAGAAACTATAATAAATCTTAAGTCACAGAAATTGAGACTGGAATATTATTTTTCGTCCAAGAACAATAAGAATAGATGGGGCTTCAAACAGGTGTTGCTCATCAAGAAATGA
- a CDS encoding glycerophosphodiester phosphodiesterase encodes MIIRNSSVFVFVLFFLNSFSQKAQSPVDFSDCSFTAVAHRGYSEFYPEDTLLAIEEAFKRGIKYCEVDVAISKDGVYVLSHDPHTISRTTDGTGAVSDNSYATLMALETGKWKESYFEGTSFPLLVDALKLAQKYDACLYLDVKNFSGSMLKQALLESGADPIRMMPAITTIAALNEFKDSCPDSPWVWFGGMPENPEDVDWYKSKVQLGCKVFELAEDDVLKGSDWASTFIDMAHDSGAKVWVYTVNNEEKIKEYANMGFDGVETDRPYVAQLAVCGYNPVSDYPKKETTGNWNFKKADFESNGVGSRLKNFQKDSTLLQSVEFGTTSYFGIAPVSGMDVTVAKIPAYNPHNGLFVYDNFMMEDYGALDASYSVIVDLYVASVNKGKYISLLQTNPDNLGDADFFINPDGQLGTLDSYHGNFDFDTWHRLVFVLDGNAIRKYLDEAFIGETEAPLGLKRWPVFNNMAYHGKHGFLLFSDNDNETAAVYINALQLRNYAMSEAEVSLLGGVSPNGIPVNNKKLFSTGIDSLETEMIDWEQQTIFIKQKSTGNNFKVAYDLQLSYGAKTDIPTSGWFNFKEGNGSVTFKVIAADGSSTNWTIQNIP; translated from the coding sequence ATGATAATCAGAAATTCAAGTGTTTTTGTATTTGTCTTATTTTTTTTAAATTCTTTTTCACAGAAGGCCCAAAGCCCTGTTGATTTCTCAGATTGTAGCTTTACAGCTGTTGCTCACAGAGGATATTCGGAGTTTTACCCGGAAGATACTTTGCTTGCCATTGAAGAAGCCTTTAAAAGAGGAATAAAATACTGTGAGGTAGATGTAGCGATAAGTAAGGATGGTGTATATGTTTTAAGCCACGATCCCCATACTATTTCCAGAACAACGGATGGTACGGGAGCTGTTTCCGACAATTCTTATGCAACACTCATGGCACTTGAAACCGGAAAATGGAAAGAAAGTTATTTTGAGGGAACTTCGTTTCCCCTTTTAGTAGATGCTTTGAAGTTGGCACAAAAATATGATGCTTGTCTATATCTGGATGTAAAAAACTTTAGTGGCTCGATGTTAAAACAAGCACTCCTGGAGTCTGGTGCTGACCCTATAAGAATGATGCCGGCAATAACAACAATAGCTGCTTTGAACGAGTTTAAAGACAGTTGCCCTGATTCCCCATGGGTATGGTTTGGTGGAATGCCGGAAAATCCTGAGGATGTGGATTGGTATAAATCAAAAGTACAGCTTGGTTGCAAAGTCTTCGAATTAGCGGAAGATGATGTGTTAAAAGGCAGTGACTGGGCTAGCACTTTCATTGATATGGCTCATGACTCAGGGGCAAAAGTATGGGTATATACGGTTAATAATGAAGAAAAGATTAAAGAATATGCGAATATGGGGTTTGATGGAGTGGAAACGGATAGGCCTTATGTAGCCCAACTTGCCGTATGCGGATACAATCCTGTTTCTGATTATCCGAAAAAAGAGACAACAGGTAATTGGAATTTTAAAAAAGCCGATTTTGAAAGTAATGGTGTGGGTTCCCGATTGAAAAATTTTCAGAAAGATAGTACACTGCTGCAGTCGGTGGAGTTTGGAACAACAAGTTATTTTGGTATTGCCCCTGTTAGCGGTATGGATGTGACAGTGGCCAAAATTCCGGCTTATAACCCTCATAATGGTTTGTTTGTATACGATAACTTTATGATGGAGGATTATGGCGCCTTAGATGCTTCCTACTCAGTTATAGTTGATCTCTATGTGGCCTCAGTTAATAAAGGAAAATATATCTCATTGTTGCAAACAAATCCGGATAATTTGGGCGATGCTGATTTTTTTATTAATCCGGACGGACAATTAGGAACTCTTGACAGCTATCATGGAAATTTTGATTTTGACACATGGCATAGGTTGGTATTTGTACTTGATGGGAACGCAATAAGGAAATACCTTGATGAAGCGTTTATCGGCGAAACAGAGGCTCCCTTAGGTTTGAAAAGATGGCCTGTTTTTAACAATATGGCTTACCATGGTAAACATGGTTTCTTACTTTTTTCAGATAATGATAATGAAACTGCAGCAGTTTATATTAATGCTTTGCAGTTGCGTAATTATGCAATGAGCGAAGCAGAAGTATCTTTACTTGGAGGAGTAAGTCCTAATGGAATACCTGTAAATAATAAGAAACTTTTTTCAACGGGCATTGACAGTCTGGAAACCGAAATGATCGATTGGGAACAGCAAACTATTTTTATAAAGCAAAAAAGCACTGGTAACAATTTTAAAGTGGCTTATGATTTACAGTTGAGTTATGGTGCCAAAACAGATATTCCGACATCCGGATGGTTCAACTTTAAAGAGGGAAACGGGTCTGTGACGTTTAAGGTAATTGCTGCTGACGGATCATCAACAAATTGGACGATACAGAATATTCCTTAA
- a CDS encoding LytR/AlgR family response regulator transcription factor produces MGKYYNCLIVDDEVSAREIIASYLSKIGNFKVCGICENAIEAFTVINNETVDLIFLDINMPDISGLSFARSINKNIKIIFTTAYREYAIDGFDLQAVDYLLKPISFERFIKATNKFLGENSIPESTPEKEIETDKNDFLFVRSDRKMIKVDFNEILIIESLSDYIKIITQKKTIITRETISNIEAKLPQESFLRVHRSFIISIDKIDSFTNECIEINKTAIPISRSYKKNVLSVLERF; encoded by the coding sequence ATGGGAAAATATTATAATTGTTTAATTGTAGATGATGAGGTTTCTGCCCGGGAAATCATAGCCTCTTATCTCTCAAAGATCGGGAACTTTAAAGTTTGCGGAATTTGTGAGAATGCCATTGAAGCTTTTACCGTTATTAATAACGAAACTGTAGACTTGATCTTCTTAGACATTAATATGCCTGACATTTCCGGATTGTCTTTCGCCAGATCCATCAATAAAAACATCAAAATAATCTTTACAACAGCTTACAGGGAATATGCTATTGATGGTTTTGATCTGCAAGCTGTCGACTATCTTTTAAAGCCGATCTCTTTTGAACGTTTTATAAAAGCAACGAACAAATTTTTAGGTGAAAACAGCATTCCGGAAAGTACTCCTGAAAAAGAGATTGAAACGGATAAGAATGATTTTTTATTTGTACGCTCAGACAGAAAAATGATAAAGGTTGATTTTAATGAGATCCTTATTATAGAAAGCCTAAGCGATTATATTAAGATCATAACGCAGAAAAAAACGATTATAACGCGAGAAACGATCTCAAATATTGAAGCAAAACTTCCGCAGGAAAGTTTTCTGCGAGTTCATCGTTCTTTTATCATTTCAATTGATAAAATAGACTCTTTTACTAACGAGTGTATTGAGATCAACAAAACAGCCATTCCGATAAGCAGAAGTTATAAGAAAAATGTTTTATCTGTTTTAGAGCGGTTTTAA
- a CDS encoding sensor histidine kinase, with protein sequence MNSKALNTTRSFFLHFIFWVGVWVFYIYFFSYNSNDTNYITWFSGLLLPVTIIATYLTNFILIPKFLLTKRYFKFSLYTLYSLILSAYLILMAIFGGYIFVTDLNITKIPPMGRNFIFIFILVYLVVGLFSFITILKHNLQDKTQLKILENKILETTLQIKEQELDYLKKQIHPHFLFNTLNTIYAFALKKSEYTPELILKLSNLLDYILYQIQKPKVFLTDEIEHLKEYIDLEKIRFQDRLDIQVHLKNIPDDLAIPPMLLIPFVENAFKHGSILNGKLTILVSLEYRNNKTLYFTIRNSTLESPESDTGGIGLKNIAKRLDLLFPDNYTLKRVVSDDWYFIELTLLNRTEENGKIL encoded by the coding sequence ATGAATTCTAAAGCTTTAAACACCACCAGGTCATTTTTCCTTCATTTCATATTTTGGGTAGGGGTTTGGGTGTTTTACATTTATTTTTTCAGCTATAATTCAAATGATACCAACTACATCACTTGGTTTTCCGGCTTACTGCTTCCTGTTACTATTATTGCTACGTACCTTACAAATTTTATTCTGATCCCTAAATTCCTGTTGACTAAAAGATATTTTAAATTTAGTCTATATACGTTATATTCACTCATTTTATCTGCTTATTTGATCCTCATGGCCATATTCGGCGGTTATATTTTTGTAACTGATCTGAATATTACCAAAATACCTCCAATGGGCAGAAACTTTATTTTTATCTTTATTCTAGTCTATCTGGTCGTAGGCCTTTTCAGTTTTATCACGATTTTAAAACACAATTTGCAAGATAAGACCCAACTTAAAATTTTAGAAAATAAAATTTTAGAGACAACTCTTCAAATTAAGGAACAGGAACTCGATTATTTAAAGAAGCAGATTCACCCTCACTTCTTGTTCAACACCTTAAATACCATTTATGCTTTTGCCTTAAAAAAATCGGAATATACTCCGGAACTGATCTTAAAACTCTCTAATCTTTTAGATTATATTTTGTACCAAATTCAGAAACCAAAAGTATTTTTAACTGATGAAATAGAACATTTAAAAGAATATATTGACTTAGAAAAAATTCGCTTTCAAGATAGGCTTGACATACAGGTTCATTTAAAAAACATTCCGGACGATTTAGCAATTCCGCCTATGCTGCTGATCCCATTTGTTGAAAATGCGTTCAAACATGGCAGCATTCTGAACGGGAAGCTTACCATACTGGTCTCTTTAGAATACAGGAACAACAAAACATTATACTTTACAATCCGGAACAGTACTTTAGAAAGTCCTGAATCTGATACAGGAGGTATTGGCCTAAAAAACATAGCAAAAAGATTAGACTTATTGTTTCCGGACAATTATACTTTAAAAAGGGTGGTTTCTGACGATTGGTATTTTATAGAATTAACACTGCTTAATAGAACTGAGGAAAATGGGAAAATATTATAA
- a CDS encoding MotA/TolQ/ExbB proton channel family protein: protein MILEKIYEGGPFFMVPIVLLLIVILLLVVKGVLKKSDNTKTKNLIASISLFVLVWGILGQSIGLISAFEFIQKTGSVTAEILAGGLKVSFLPSVFGMFTFLIGRTGIVVLTLLEK, encoded by the coding sequence ATGATTTTAGAAAAAATTTATGAGGGCGGACCTTTTTTTATGGTTCCTATTGTTTTACTGCTAATTGTGATTTTATTATTGGTGGTGAAAGGAGTGTTGAAAAAATCAGACAACACTAAAACAAAAAACTTAATTGCATCCATCAGCTTGTTTGTACTGGTCTGGGGAATTTTAGGGCAATCGATCGGTTTAATAAGTGCTTTTGAATTTATCCAAAAAACAGGCAGTGTTACTGCTGAAATTTTAGCAGGTGGTTTAAAAGTCTCTTTCCTGCCCTCTGTTTTCGGCATGTTTACCTTTTTGATCGGGAGAACAGGGATAGTTGTTTTGACATTATTGGAGAAATAG
- a CDS encoding zinc-dependent peptidase, producing the protein MVYFLILAGLAFTLFFAYHVVVEPVYAFLFRKPIYVHFYPFPKKLSLQQLEVLNNRFEFYAKLPVKQKRYFEHRVAKFIKQYPFYGKDGLEITDEIQVLIAATAIMLTFGMRRYLFDVIDKIIVYPDIYYSTINDNYHKGEFNPAMNAIVFSWKDFLEGYQISNDNLNLGLHEFGHVLHYQGLKSTDTSSTIFSATYDEIIEQIRYPANHKRMVESDYFRIYAYTNEFEFIAVVLEHFFETPDRFQAEFPQLYELVKTMINFKEIR; encoded by the coding sequence TTGGTATATTTTTTAATTCTTGCAGGACTTGCTTTTACACTTTTTTTTGCCTACCACGTAGTCGTAGAGCCTGTTTATGCCTTTTTATTCAGGAAGCCTATTTATGTGCATTTCTATCCTTTTCCGAAAAAATTATCGCTTCAGCAATTAGAAGTGCTAAACAACCGATTTGAATTTTACGCTAAGTTGCCGGTTAAGCAAAAACGCTATTTTGAACACAGAGTGGCAAAATTTATAAAGCAATACCCGTTTTACGGAAAAGACGGTTTAGAGATTACAGATGAGATACAGGTGCTCATTGCAGCAACAGCCATTATGCTGACTTTCGGAATGCGACGTTATTTATTTGATGTGATTGATAAGATCATAGTTTATCCGGATATCTATTATTCTACAATCAATGATAATTACCACAAGGGAGAGTTCAACCCGGCAATGAATGCTATTGTTTTTTCATGGAAAGATTTTTTAGAAGGCTATCAGATATCCAATGATAATCTGAATTTAGGACTACACGAATTCGGTCACGTATTGCACTACCAGGGTTTAAAAAGTACAGATACTTCTTCTACGATCTTTTCAGCAACTTACGATGAGATCATTGAACAGATCAGATATCCTGCAAACCATAAAAGAATGGTCGAATCTGATTATTTCCGTATTTATGCCTATACTAATGAATTCGAGTTTATAGCAGTTGTATTAGAACACTTTTTTGAAACTCCGGATCGATTTCAGGCTGAATTCCCGCAATTATATGAGTTGGTCAAAACAATGATCAATTTCAAAGAAATAAGATAA
- a CDS encoding CBS domain-containing protein has protein sequence MKQRVPVSTIMTTNVVKLNITDDLTKAESLFKKHHIRHIPVVSGNKILGMLSYTDLLRISFADAVDDNDEVVDTTVYNMFTVEQVMAKNLVSISPETTIKEAAEVLSNKEFHALPVCEGNLLVGILTTTDLIKYLISQY, from the coding sequence ATGAAACAACGTGTTCCAGTTTCAACTATAATGACAACAAATGTAGTTAAGTTGAATATTACCGATGATCTGACCAAAGCAGAGAGCCTTTTTAAGAAGCACCATATTCGCCATATTCCGGTTGTAAGCGGCAACAAGATTTTAGGAATGTTAAGTTATACGGATTTGTTGCGTATCTCGTTTGCTGATGCCGTTGATGATAATGATGAAGTAGTAGATACCACAGTGTATAATATGTTTACAGTAGAGCAGGTTATGGCCAAAAATTTGGTTTCTATTTCACCGGAAACAACGATCAAAGAAGCTGCTGAGGTTTTATCAAATAAAGAATTTCACGCGCTTCCTGTTTGCGAAGGGAATCTGCTTGTAGGAATTCTGACAACAACAGATCTGATCAAATATTTGATAAGTCAATATTAG